The Solanum pennellii chromosome 11, SPENNV200 sequence aatatatgtaaaattgatcaaaaatatcttttaattttgttattttaacatGTTAGTGGAAAGTAAGAGttgtttaaaaaaaagggaaagaatcattctttttgaaagtgTTTACTAGAAGAGATATGgtaagaaaaaatgaagatatTTAGGCCAAGGTGGAGGTAGCCTCTGTCACGGACATGATGTCGGAGGCTGAGGTGAGTTGGTTCAGACATGTCAAGAAGAGATGCATTGAATTGACCCTCTGATGAGGAGGATGTGTGAGAGGTTGATGTTGAAGGGTCTAAGGAGAGGTGGTGGTAGCCCAAATAAGTGTCGGAAAAAGGTGATCAGGCAGAACATGACCTAACCGAGGAGATGTATGGACACTTTGAGAGTTCCCAAGTCCCAACTAGATGTAAAAGCCTTGTACACGCTCTTGTAACTGCATTAAAACCATATAAGAGGATTCTGTATTAGCTCTGCATTACACAATAACTCAACTTTCTACAGCTGTGGAATGGCAAGTTTTTCATTTCAATCAAACTGAACTTTACAGCATATCATTGctacaataaaatatttggatGAATTTTAGTGACATTATATCTCCAATACTCTCCGGAATCTCCTCCAGTTCATCCAATCCAAACAGCATTAGTTTCTCAAGCATCAGAAAATTATCACTACCACCTTCCCACTTTTGCAGATCTATACACCTATGCAGTAATAGAAGTTTTAATTTGCGAAACACACTCCAATCTGTTCCATTGAATGCAAAATACCCTTTGAGCACCTCAAGATTGGGTAAATTAGCCAGTAAACTCATAGCTTCCCATGGTATATAAGTAAATGATAATGTCAACTCCTTGAGATTAGGAAGGAAAATATCCCCTGAGAAAATCATGATCTGGTTAACGGTTTGTTGTGCTTCTAGGTGTAGTTTCTCCAGTTTCTCAACAAGACTGAGAGAATCAAGAATAGCAAGCCCGTCAGAATGCTTAGCTTCATGTAAAATCGTTACTTCTTTTAGATTGGGAGTTCTTCTTATGATTTCCGCAGCAAAAGGAGAGAAGTGGAGAGTTAGTGTTTGCAAGTTATCGAGATGTTCTCCAATACGATTATTTTCTGCCTCAAGAGGATTAGATATATAGAGTGGTAATCTAATATCCACATGTCTTACCTCTGATATTGTCCAAATATCTACGGGGTGCTTCAACTCCGTCTTTTCAAGACTTTGAAGAATTATGGTCTGTATATTTCTCAATTTGGCTAGTAAAAGACCTTTCTTAATTCTTGCAGCAACATATCTCAAATGTATAAGATCAGATATTACACTAGAAAAATCATACAGGAGTGGTAACGCGTCCAATAGCTTAAGCAACTTGAACTGTACTGAAACAATGGAACACATCCGTATTGGAAAATCTACTTGCATTGAAATAAAGGTGCGGATTATACCACTGCTACGTTGCATACAATAATCATGCTTCTCTGCAACTTCAGACAGAAGGATCACTCGACGTTGATCATCTATGGCCTCGAGATCATTCCCATTCATGACATGCACAACATTTTCAGTATGAGCTTCTCTTAGGCATAGTTGGCAAAGAAGATCGTGAATTTTGCAACTTCTCATCATTCCATTATGCCCACCGGCCAACATTAAACTTCTATCAATTAACTCTTGTAGATACTCCTCTCCCACTACTTGTAAACTTTTATTGCTTCTTCCCCTTAAAAATTCCTCGGCAATCCATAGCCTAATCAACTTGGGAACACCAATCTCTCTGTCTTCTGGAAAACCTCCAACATAGAGATAACAAGCCTTCAGATATTGATTGGGGCAAGTAATTGTAGCTCAGAGAAAGAATTGATTGACACCGTACCAAAGAATGAGTTCAGATTTTCCTCAACTCTCTTCCGATTGTCATACGTTGGGTCCATTTTTCCAACAAGTCCCGCAACGACAATAACGACAGAGGTAACCCTTGACATTGTCGTACAATATGCTTCCCTATTTCTACAAGTAGAGGAGGACACACATCTTTTCTGAACAATTTTCCAGTAAATAGATTCCAACTAGCATCTAGAGTGAGAAAAGACTTACAATGAGGCGGAAAATCAGGATAACTGACATAATCAGCTACATACTTGAGCCGAGTGGTTAATAAAATTCGGCTTTTATTGTCATCATTTGGAACTATTCTTTGCATTTGGTCCCATACCTCAGTACTCCAAATATCATCTATCACAATTAAAAATCTCCAACCCTTCAGACCTCTATACACAATCTCCATTAGTTCATTATCGTTCCTTTCTTGATTGCTTCTGATAATTGAAGAGGCAACTTCAAGAAGCATTTGTCTCTCATTGTATTCTTCAGAGATAGTGACCCATGCATATTTATCAAATCAAGAACAAATACATGAATCATCATAAACTTTTCTGGCAAGAGTTGTCTTACCTATACCGCCCATACCAAAAATTGGTACAACAGTTAGCTTGTCTGTTTGCGCAGTGATGCGATCAAGTATGGTGTTGAAGTCATCCTCCATCCCAACAATACTATTTTCCTCAATTGTACTTTTTTTCTGGTGAGGAGGGAGTTGTTGCTAGTTCTGCAGATTTTCTTCCATTTAACGACTCAATATACGAAGGTCACAAATTAATTGGCAcagaatatatgtttttattatttaagtcGATCTGCAGTATGAGTTTGGGATCTTTTATTTGCTTTGCATGAAGCCTAGAGGTAGTCAGAGTCCAATCAATTTTTATTAGACATGTATGATAATCTTCAACTACGAAAAATTGTGAGAAGAACTAGTAAGAATTGTGTCTGTCATACAattcttgacattttgacaAGATTACTCAATCACTCTGTAAATGGAGGATCGATAAGTAACTTTACTTCAACAAATTCAACTATCAACTGAATAATTATCTTTACATATTTTCaagcaaacatatatatatatatatatatatttctcacaATATGGTAAAAACTAATTGAAATACTTAAAAACAGTGCACTGCAATTTACATGGAGGGatcttttccaaactccattagAGCATGTGTTAAAAACATCGAAGCTCTACGAGATACCTCAATCATGCGCCCAACAAGTGGTACATTCACCGTCTCCCTATTCCGTAAAGGTTTCTTATCCCAGCTGCAAACATTGTTCGCAAAATAGTTAAAAACAGGAATAAACTATACAACCAAACATTATATCATGTATGTAAAGTGAACATATTTGGCAAGCTACCTTTAGCCAAATTGGTCGAGGGTTCAACTCACATTGTAGCAATGAAAAACTTAGCAAGCCTAACTCGTTTTGCCAAAAAAGGAACATCGTTTGGCAAAATTATGTCATATGATATAGCTAAGAGTGACATTAACCAATAACCAACCCTGCATATCTAGAGTAGACAAACTAAAATGAATTTGTGCGACTTTAGGATAAAATTTATCGAACATGTGAAGTTGCACAGAATTTGAACATACTTAAAGAAGTACACTATAGTGAAACTCCGTACCGTTACTGCAGATTGCCTCTTACATTTACACAAACTGTAAATCTCATGGCAAGAAACCAAGAGAAATGCTTAACATTTTCCTTGTTGAACGACAAATTTGACAAGTATTCTGGATGTGAAATATATACGTACCAGTCTTCATGACGAACGACCTTTCCTCCTTCCGTGTACAACTTGATTAGTGATATCATATGAATGTCTTTCCCCAAGAACTTGTAATATTGTTTGTTGTCGATTAAAATCTGAAGCCATCAATCATAACGTCAGAGTCCTAAAGCAGAAAATTAACAAATCGAAAAGAAGATGCAATAGATCTTAAACCTCTGTATTTCCAGGAGATATTTCTTTCTCTGTGACGTTATACTCCACGATTCTCGACTCACTGAACACCTGATATGTGCAAAAAGCAACAGTATGAAATTATTCATACACAACCATTCCAAGACTAAAGAAAGACATAACATAGTAATTAACTTTAAGAAGAAAGGATTGGCTAAGAACTATTGACGTAAACCATATAGCAGTTACCGTCACTCACCATACAACAGAGATTATGCTGGGAGCCTTAGATATTTTCGTGATATATATTTCGAGAAATGAGTTTCAAAGAACAAAATTGTGATATCCATATTTTAATCAGTATCGCGCAATGCGATTCCCAAGAAAGTTTTAGCCTATTTCTTGTTCTTTTCGTTTCCACAATAAAATGTATCAATCAAGCATAGTAGAAGACTATAGAAGATTTAGCACTAAGGAAAATTATTTAGACCTTTCCGAGCGAATAAAATGACGATTTTATCTGCTTTACCCTGCATTCAACAGTAAAATTCATAGTCAGTGTTACTAATATAGAGGATTACAAAAGTGGCTtattatgaatgaaatataattgaaaGGAACAGGCTAATTACTAGACGCGTGAACACTATAAGAAGAGGGTGATCTATATGGAGATTTTCCTGGGGGTTAAGTAAGAAAATTTGCAGGAAAATTTCGTGTggattttcatactaattcctAGGAAAATCCCATGTAATTCACagtttgaatgcattaaaaagGGACAAATTTTAGCGGATGGTGCTGCTACGTGGAAAGACAGAAAACAGAAAACAGAAAACAAGCACTACTCAGAATTTTTACTTAGAATCTCTCAATTCAATCAATCAACAACATActcagtgtaatcccacaataGGAGTCTAGGTTCACGGGAGAGTAGTGTGTACatagaccttacccctacctcggGAAGTCAATTGGTTGTTTCTCGTGGCGGAGCTAGAAATTTCATACAGGGTGTCCAGAAATAACAGTTTGTTATGTTAAGTGtcaaaaatatgttatttaatcattttgtgtatcattttacttgtatatatgctATTTTTTTTCGACAAAGGGTGTCCAATTACCACTGTAGGTTGTTTCTGATGGACGCTTGGTTCAGGTAAAGCATTATAAAACAGTTTCgaaaaaaagaataacaatCGGAGTGAAAAGTGTAAGTATACCCTTCTGCACGCATAAGAGGATCTTCAAACGTCGCATTTGGAGCATAAATCTCAAAATCTTGTGATTTGGCTTGCGATGCATAtctgaaatttatttttcatgagcataaaaaaatgatttcattAACTAATAAGCAACTGATTAACAGATATCATGACTAAGATGATAACTGTGTCTCTATTCTAAACAAGTATGAGATCGATTATATAAattctcattatttattttgtgagtgTGAAAATTCAGATTCCGTCACCTAAGTGATTGCCACAACATAGTAATAGgagaaagtaaaaaagaaaacattaaattGGGAGTAAAACTCACAAATTGAGAAGATGTGGAAGTATGTAATTAGCAGTATAATTATCACCAGCTTCCTTCATTCCCTCTGCACAAATTCccaaaaataattgagaaatacataacaaattaacaaaattaaaagtttttttttaacaagaAATACCTTTGGTGTGTATATTTTCCATGGTGTTGGGGGTTggatcacaattttttttttaaagataagtAGGAAGGGTAGTATAGAAGAactggagaaaaaaaaaggattataAATAAACAGACTCGTaattttatgagtttaagtcctATTTAATTGGaattattaaatgaaaatatttaaatatattatctcaaaattaatttatttatgttttattttaaatgtgtgtctctctatatttgtataaaaaagaatgattttctttattatgtttaaaaaagaataattttttttttggtaataactttttcacgtgacatgtttaaggctacaaaattaaaggacaattttgtatatttaatctaactttaatttaagattacaaaattcaaaagttctttttatattcttaaactcCGTATCAAATCAAACTAGGTTATTCTCTATGAAACGGAGTGTGTATAATGTATTACTATGAGAATGAGAGGTTTGTTGGTGCTCTACGTGTAGCTACTCTGTCCATTCATGAATTTGCTTCTTCTGTTTGCCTTTCTtgtgatttcaaatttttaatttgggctgattttgttgattttatttattattatttatagtcaTGATAAATTggtaatatatatgaaaagcaAATTATCTATGTCATATAATATGGATGACTTAATTTATATACTTGTCACTACGTAAAGTATTACTAGTTACCATAATTgacaatatatgaaaataaaattgagtcTCTTTTAGTCTTGAAATTCGAAAAGTTCCGCTGGATATGAACGTACCTTTGCAGTAATAATTTGAAGCTCATAATTTCCCAAGCTCTCTTGCTCTTGTTGAATTCTCTTTGCACTATTCTCTACACCAGAGCTGCAATATTTTATCTCGatgaattttagtgtcattataTCTCCAATACTCTCCGGAATCTCCTCCAGTTTACGCAACCCATGCAGTTTTAGTTGCTCAAGCATCGGAAAATTATTACTACCACCTGCTAATTCCCACATTTCCAGACCTACGAATTGTTTATCACGGAATACTTTCCACCTTTCCATAGCTATGTAAATAATTTGTAGATATTTCAATTTGCGAAACACAACATCTTCATTTAGCCTCCAATATTTTCCATTGAATGAGCGATACCCTTTGAGCACCTCAAGATTGGATAAATTAGCCAACAAATTCACAACTTCCCATGGTATACAAGTATCTAGTAATATCAATTTCTTGATATTACTACTAAatgtcattttcttgattttacaagGCAAAATATCTCCGGAGAAAATGTTGATGTCAATGCTCTCCACCTTTATGAGTAAAGTCTCCAGCTGCTTTAGAAGAATTAGAGAATCAAGAATTGCAGACCAGTCAGGGCGCTCAGAATCATCTAAAACCTTTAGCTTTTTTAGATTGGGAGTTTTTCTTATGATTTCCGCAATGAAAGGAGAGTTATATACATAAAGATTTTGCAAGTTATTCAGAAACAAACTATTTTCTGCCTCGAGAGGATTACAATATAGTGGCGCTGATCTGATATCCAAATGCCTAAGCTCTGACATTGTCCAGATATCGAGTGGTTGCTCCAACGCTTTTCCTACAAGACTTCGAAGAATTATGGTCTGTAGATTTCTCAATTTGGCTAGTGAAACACCTTTTCTAATTTTTGCAGCAACATATCTCAAATGTACAAGCTCAGGTATTACACTAGAGAAATCGTAATGTACTGATGATACGTCCAACACCTTAAGCAACTTGAACTCTGAAACAGTGGaataagtctttaaatattGCATTGAAATAAAGGTACGAGTTATACTTGTTATATCATTGCTATGCGCTGGACGATAAACTTGCTTCTCTTCATGTTTATGCAGACCTATCACTCGCCGCTGATCATCTATTACTTCTACTGAAGACACGACGACATTCCCATTCATTACATGCACAACATTTTCAGTATGAGTTTCACTTAGGCATAGCTGGCGAAGAAGATCATGAATTTTGCAACTTCTCATCCTTCCATTAGCACTTTGTTTACCTGTCAAAATTAGACTTCTATCGATTAGCTCTTGTAGATACTCCTCTCCCACCACTTCTAATCTTTTATCGTTTCTTGCCTTTACGAATTGCTCAGCAATCCATAACCTAATCAACTGGGAAACATTAATCTCCTTGTCTTCTGGAAAACCTCCAACATAGAGAAAACAAGCCTTCAAATATTGGGGCAAGTAATTGTAGCTCAGAGACAGAATTGATTGGCACCGTTCAGATACTGTACCAAAGAATGAGCTCAGATTTTCCTCAACGTTCTTCCAATTGTCATGCGTTAAGTCCATTTTCCCAAGAAGTCCGGCAACCACAACAATCGAGAGAGGCAATCCTTGACATTGTTGTACAATATGCTTCCCTATTTCTTCTAGCAGAGGAGGACATGGatcttttttgaatattttctcGGTGAATAGATTCCAACTATCTTCTAGACTTAGGAAAGACTTACTATGAGGTGGAAAATCAGGGCAGTTGACATAATCCGCAACATACTTGAGCCGGGTGGTTAATAGAATTCGGCTTTTATTGTCATCATTTGGGAATATTCTTTGCATTTGGTCCCATGCCTCAGTACTCCAAATATCATCTATGACAATTAGGAATCTCCTACCCTTGAGACCTCTATACACAATCTCCATTAGTTCATCATCGCTCTTTTCTTGATTGCCTCCAGTAGTAACTGAAGAGACAACTTCAAGAAGCATTTGCCTCTCATTGTATTCTTCGGAGATAGTGACCCATGCGAGTTTATCAAATCGAGAACAAACAGAAGAATCATCATAAACTTTTCTGGCAAGAGTTGTCTTACCGATACCACCCATACCAAATATTGGTATGACAGTCAACTCGTCTATTTGGGCAGTGACGCGATCAAGTATGGTATTGAAGTCATCCTCCATCCCAACAACAGTATTTTCCACAATTGTACTTTTTTGATCTTGTGAGAAGGCTGCAGATTTACTTCCATGCTTTTTAACATTTATCTGCATCACCTCTTTagtgagaaaataaatttgtcctttcactttcaacaattcttcataaaaggaTGTATAAGCTTTTTGCCTCTTGTCCTCACGGTCTGCTAGAATAATCCTTCTTAGACTTGATTCAACTCTGTATTCCGCTTTGTATACTACGTTTCTCATCCTCTTTTCTATAACCTTGAAATCAAAACTCataaattagttattattaaaaaaaacaggTAAGATCGGTAAGATTTAAGATAACTATACTCGTGAATTACATACCTTAAGAGTTTCAATATCCTTTGTGGTATCGTCAAGGAGATCTTGCAGAGCAGAAAGATTTTGACAGAGAGATTGAACATGTTGCGTATAGCTTCGACAAACGAAAGGTTGATTAGGTTTGAATAGCTGTTCCAATGTATACATAAGTGAAGAAATAGCAGCATAAGCCATTTCtcttaacaacaaaaaaattattgcagTTTGCTGGTataatttactttgttattATTAGGCTAAGAGGTTTAGTCCAAATGATTTACTTTTTTCTAAATGGGGGACAAAGAGTACTAGTGTATTTACTTTGTATCATTTGTTTAATTACATGAGATAATGGATTTTTCCATTGATAAATGAGAACACAATCTAATACAcaacaagaaaatcaaattgTTTCACTTAATTAATACTACTTTAGATACAAGATGCTCAATGGGGCAtctcttttgtattttttaattgtgaGATAAGATGTAGTGGACTAAGCTTTTACTATCATTATCTTTAATTAAACAATTGATGATTGCTAATAGGTTTGTTGACTAATGATGGCACAAGGCAGCCACTTTACACTACTTTTATGGTTAATCAAAATGCATAATTCTCTTTTTAACTTTAAGTTGGCATCTATGTGGTTCAATTTTGGGTGGTGTGCATAAGTAGatatttaaacttgtataaaattgaacaagaaaAATACACGTATTCTACATGATATAATACACGTAGAACTCCACGCAggacataaatttttatttaggaCACCACATAGGACTTATGTATCTATTCGTTCAATCTTATACAAGTTAAAAGTGTCTTACTTATACAGACCCTAAATTAAAGTAGAGTAAAATCTGTACGCCAAAACAGTAAAGGTGGAAGTGGAAGTAGAGTAAGCTAGAACTCCTCTCTTTACTGTCAAGTGGCTTTTGCTCATTTACGCTTTTTTCTATGGTGAGTTTACAATTTGAATCATTACCCATTCAAGAACAAGAAAATATCATCGTGATTTGAATTAAGTCTCGATAAAAGAATTGATTATAGTTCAtctatttcacataatttaggtgtaatttttacattttacccttaaaagataaaacaaaaataaaatggaaaatgaatagagagagagaggggaagAAAATGGTAGTGCAAATAGACAAAGAGGTGTATATCTAATTCAGAAATATGTGAAGAAAGATACGAATAATTAACCTATATATCCGTCCATCAAACtgattaaactaaaaatatatagaatatacGTACAATCCACGTTCAATGTGTGTATAATAAATGtactatctatatatatttaattatgtgaaGATATTTTCAAGCAAAACAGGTATATTTCTTACATGATTATAAAACAGTACACTGCAATTTACATAGAGCGATCTTTTCCAAACCCCATTAGAGCACGTTTTAAAAGCTTCGAAGCTCTACGAGATACCTCAATCACGCGCCCAACAAGTGGCACCTTCACTGTCTCCCTATTCCGTAAAGGTTTCTTATCCCAGCTGCAAACATTGTTCGcaaaacattcaaaaaataGGAACAAACTATACAACTAAACATTATACTTTACATATAAAACATAACGAGTGAGGCTTGCTCAGTTGGTAAAACACCTCCACGATCTAACGAATTATCTTGGTCGAGGGTTCAAGTATTGCGGTAAGCAATGTGGGCGTCCAGCTTAGCAAGCCTCATCCGTTTTGCTTCTCTTGATTATACAACATTTCTATTTTCACGGAGACTTTTTGAATGTAAGCAGAGATAGCACATGAAACACGAGGAGTAACCAAAATCGTTGGACAAGAAACTATGATAACAATATTACTACCACAGAGAAACAAGTACTCCGTACCAAACTACCACCAAGCATATCCACAGGATAGCGAGTCAACCTCCTATCTAAGACCATATCCTCATTGAATTCAAACAATCTCAAAGCAGAATTTGAAGCTAAACAAtgaaaattcatgattattttcagaaaaaatgAAGGTTATAATTCGTTACCTGTCCGAATTAGCAGGCACAGTAGCTCGAGATAAGTCGGGCTGTTGAAAAAATGTGGACACTTTTGAGTAAACttcgaaataataaaaaaaccgAAAACTTTActgtaacaatttttttttgatgagcATATTAATTAAGAATTGACTCATAACGAAAGATGGAAATGAACATACCATAGGAGTAATTCGAACTTGAAGCTCATAATTTCCTAAGCTTTGTTGCTCTTCTTGAATTTTCGTTGCACTACTGTCTACACCAGAGCCACAACAGTTTATTTGGatgaattttagtgtcattattTCTCCAATACTCACCGGAATCTCCTCCAGATCACGCAATTGATGCAGTATTAGTTGCTCAAGCATCGGAAAATTGTCACTATCAGCTACTTCCCACCTTTGCAGATCTCCGGCTACAATTTTTAAATGCTTTAATTTGCGAAACACAACATCTTCATTTAATCTCCAGTTTGTTCCCTTGAATGCATCATTCCCTTTGAGCACCTCAAGATTAGGTAAATTAGCCAGCAAATTCACAACTTCCCATGGTAATCTAGTGTATGATAATCTCAATTTCTTTAGATTAGGAGGGAAAATATCTCCGGAGAAAATCATCGGGTCAAAGGTTGCTAGGTGTAGTGTCTCCAAATCATATAGAAGACTGAGAGAATCAAAAACAGGATGCTCAGATCTATCTGAAATCTTTAGCTCTTTTAGATTGGGACTTCTCGTTATGATTTCCGGAACAAAAGGAGAATAATGAAGATACAGTGTGTGCAAGTTATTGAGAAACAAAGGGTGTCCTCCAATACTATGATTTTCGGAATCAAGAGGATTAGATATATATAGTGGCAATCCAATATCTACATGTCTTTGAAGAATTATGGTCTGTAGATTTCTCAATTTGTCTAGTGAAAGAGCTTTCTCGATTCTTGCAGCAGCATATCTCAAATGTACAAGCTCAGGTATTACACAAGAGAAATCGCATTCAACTGATAATACGTCCAACACCTTAAgcaacttcaactctgaaaCAATGGagaaaatcctttttgaaaaaaCTAAACCAAAAGATGACATTGGAATAAAGGTGCGAGTTATACGACTGCTCTGCTGCATACTATAATATGTGGCTCTGGGGACATCTCCATTCATGACATTCAAACCATTTTCAGTTTTAGCTTCTCTTATGCACAGTTGTCGAAGGAGATCGTGAATTTTGCAAGTTTTCATCCTTCCATTAGCCCTTTGTTTACCAACCAAAACTAGACTTCTATCAATCAACTCTTGTAGATACTCCTCCGCAACCACTTCTAACCTTTTATTGCTTCTTCTTGCCTTTACGAATTGCTCAGCAATTCATAGCCTAATCAACTTGGAAACATCAATCTCCATATCTTCAGAAAAACCTCCAACATAAAGAAAACAAGCCCTCAAATATTGGGGCAAGTAATTATAGCTCAGAGAGAGAATTGATTGGCACCGTTCAGATACCGTACCAAAGAATGAATTCAGATTTCCCTCAACGATCTTCCAATTGTTATGCGTTGGGTCGATTTTTCCAAGAAGtccagcaacaacaataaccgAGAGAGGTAATCCTTGACATTGTTGAACAATATGCTTCCCTATTTTTACAAGCAGAGGAGGACATGGatcttttttgaatattttttcagTGAATAGATTCCAACTATCATCTAGACTTAGAAAAGACTTGCTATGAGGAGGAAAATCAGGACAACTGACATAATCAGCAATATTCTTGAGCCGAGTGGTTAATAGAATTCGGCTTTTATTGTCATCATTTGGAAATATTCTTTGTATTTGGTCCCAAGCTTTTGTACTCCAAATATCATCTATGACAATTAGAAATCTCCTACCCTTCAGACCTTTATACGCAATCTCCATTAGTTGATCATCGCTCATTTCTTGCTTGCTTCCAGTAATTGAAGAGACAACTTCAAGAAGCATTTGTCTCTGATTGTATTCTTTGGAGATAGTGACCCATGCATGTTTATCAAATCGAGAACGAATATAGGAATCTCCAAAAACTTTTCTGGCAAGAGTTGTCTTACCTATACCGCCCATACCAAAAATTGGTATGACAATTAACTCATCTGTTTGGGTAGTGAGGCGATCAAGTATGGTGTTGAAGTCATCCTCCATCCCAACaatattttcctcaaatttacttttttcGAGTGTGGAAGGATTTATTGCTAGTTCTGCAGATTTGCTTCCATGCTTGTTAAACTCGAACAACATCACctcttttttgagaaaataaactTGTTCTTCCACTTTCaacaattcttcataaaagtatCTACAAGCCTTTTGCCGTTTGTCCTCGTGATCTGCTAGAATGATGCTTCTTAGACTTAAATCAACTCTATCTTCTGCTTCGTATACTACATTCCTGATCCTCTTTTCTATAACCTTGAAATTGAAACTCAATAAATTAgcactactaaaaaaatatttatatatatataagatcagTAAGATTTAGATATTATACTAGTGAATTAGATACCTTAAGAGTTCCAATATCCTTTGTCATAGTATTGTCAAGGAAATCTTGCAGAGCAGAAAGATTTTGACAGAGTGATTCGAGATGTTGTTGTGTACAACATCGACAAACCAAAGATTGATTAGGTTTCAAGAGTTGGTTCAGTGTATAGAAAAGTGAAGAAAGAGCAGCATAAGCCATTTCTCTTTGTTTGCTGGAATAACTAAAAGATTTAATAATCTCTGCATTGTTATGTATTAAAATGGTctactttttcatata is a genomic window containing:
- the LOC107003551 gene encoding putative late blight resistance protein homolog R1A-3, with translation MSRVTSVVIVVAGLVGKMDPTYDNRKRVEENLNSFFEDREIGVPKLIRLWIAEEFLRGRSNKSLQVVGEEYLQELIDRSLMLAGGHNGMMRSCKIHDLLCQLCLREAHTENVVHVMNGNDLEAIDDQRRVILLSEVAEKHDYCMQRSSGIIRTFISMQVDFPIRMCSIVSVQFKLLKLLDALPLLYDFSSVISDLIHLRYVAARIKKGLLLAKLRNIQTIILQSLEKTELKHPVDIWTISEVRHVDIRLPLYISNPLEAENNRIGEHLDNLQTLTLHFSPFAAEIIRRTPNLKEVTILHEAKHSDGLAILDSLSLVEKLEKLHLEAQQTVNQIMIFSGDIFLPNLKELTLSFTYIPWEAMSLLANLPNLEVLKGYFAFNGTDWSVFRKLKLLLLHRCIDLQKWEGGSDNFLMLEKLMLFGLDELEEIPESIGDIMSLKFIQIFYCSNDML
- the LOC107003552 gene encoding putative late blight resistance protein homolog R1B-16 → MAYAAISSLMYTLEQLFKPNQPFVCRSYTQHVQSLCQNLSALQDLLDDTTKDIETLKVIEKRMRNVVYKAEYRVESSLRRIILADREDKRQKAYTSFYEELLKVKGQIYFLTKEVMQINVKKHGSKSAAFSQDQKSTIVENTVVGMEDDFNTILDRVTAQIDELTVIPIFGMGGIGKTTLARKVYDDSSVCSRFDKLAWVTISEEYNERQMLLEVVSSVTTGGNQEKSDDELMEIVYRGLKGRRFLIVIDDIWSTEAWDQMQRIFPNDDNKSRILLTTRLKYVADYVNCPDFPPHSKSFLSLEDSWNLFTEKIFKKDPCPPLLEEIGKHIVQQCQGLPLSIVVVAGLLGKMDLTHDNWKNVEENLSSFFGTVSERCQSILSLSYNYLPQYLKACFLYVGGFPEDKEINVSQLIRLWIAEQFVKARNDKRLEVVGEEYLQELIDRSLILTGKQSANGRMRSCKIHDLLRQLCLSETHTENVVHVMNGNVVVSSVEVIDDQRRVIGLHKHEEKQVYRPAHSNDITSITRTFISMQYLKTYSTVSEFKLLKVLDVSSVHYDFSSVIPELVHLRYVAAKIRKGVSLAKLRNLQTIILRSLVGKALEQPLDIWTMSELRHLDIRSAPLYCNPLEAENSLFLNNLQNLYVYNSPFIAEIIRKTPNLKKLKVLDDSERPDWSAILDSLILLKQLETLLIKVESIDINIFSGDILPCKIKKMTFSSNIKKLILLDTCIPWEVVNLLANLSNLEVLKGYRSFNGKYWRLNEDVVFRKLKYLQIIYIAMERWKVFRDKQFVGLEMWELAGGSNNFPMLEQLKLHGLRKLEEIPESIGDIMTLKFIEIKYCSSGVENSAKRIQQEQESLGNYELQIITAKVRSYPAELFEFQD
- the LOC107004825 gene encoding uncharacterized protein LOC107004825, coding for MENIHTKEGMKEAGDNYTANYILPHLLNLYASQAKSQDFEIYAPNATFEDPLMRAEGVKQIKSSFYSLGKVFSESRIVEYNVTEKEISPGNTEILIDNKQYYKFLGKDIHMISLIKLYTEGGKVVRHEDCWDKKPLRNRETVNVPLVGRMIEVSRRASMFLTHALMEFGKDPSM